A genomic stretch from Bos javanicus breed banteng chromosome 3, ARS-OSU_banteng_1.0, whole genome shotgun sequence includes:
- the POLR3C gene encoding DNA-directed RNA polymerase III subunit RPC3 — MTQAEIKLCSLLLQEHFGEIVEKIGVHLIRTGSQPLRVIAHDTGTSLDQVKKALCVLIQHNLVIYQVHKRGVVEYEAQCNRVLRMLRYPRYIYTAKTLYSDTGELIVEELLLNGKMTMSAVVKKVADRLTETMEDGKTMDYAEVSNTFVRLVDTHFVQRCPLVPATENSDTGPPPPAPTLVVSEKDMYLVPKLSLIGKGKRRRSSDEDATGEPKAKRPKQTTDNKEPIPDDGIYWQANLDRFHQHFRDQAIVSAVANRMDQTSSEIVRTMLRMSEVTTPSGAPFTQPLSSNEIFRSLPVGYNISKQVLDQYLTLLADDPLEFVGKSGDSGGGMYVINLHKALGSLATATLESVVQERFGSRCARIFRLVLQKKHLEQKQVEDFAMIPAKEAKDMLYKMLSENFISLQEIPKTPDHAPSRTFYLYTVNILSAARMLLHRCYKSVANLIERRQFETKENKRLLEKSQRVEAIIASMQATGAEEAQLQEIEEMITAPERQQLETLKRNVNKLDACEIQVDETIFLLESYIESTMKR, encoded by the exons ATGACTCAAGCAGAAATTAAACTGtgttctttgttgctgcaagagCATTTTGGAGAGATTGTAGAAAAAATTGGAGTCCACCTAATCAGAACTGGCAGCCAGCCCCTAAGAGTTATTGCCCATGACACAGGAACATCACTGGATCAG GTTAAAAAAGCCCTTTGTGTCCTCATCCAGCACAACTTGGTGATATATCAAGTGCACAAACGTGGAGTGGTGGAGTATGAAGCCCAATGCAACCGGGTGTTGCGAATGCTTAGGTATCCCCGGTACATCTATACCGCCAAAACACTGTACAGTGACACTGGAGAGCTCATTGTTGAGGAGCTGTTGTTGAATGGCAAAATGACAATGTCAGCTGTCGTGAAGAAAGTAGCAGATAGGCTCACAGAGACTATGGAGG ATGGCAAGACCATGGACTATGCTGAGGTATCAAACACATTTGTGCGACTAGTGGACACACACTTTGTGCAGCGTTGCCCCTTGGTGCCTGCCACTGAGAATTCAGATACTGGGCCACCACCACCTGCCCCCACTCTTGTCGTCAGTGAAAAGGACATGTACCTGGTTCCTAAACTGAGCTTGATAG GGAAAGGTAAAAGGAGGAGATCGTCTGACGAAGATGCTACTGGGGAGCCCAAGGCCAAGAGACCAAAACAGACCACAGATAACAAAGAG CCCATTCCAGATGATGGGATTTATTGGCAGGCCAACCTTGACAGATTCCACCAGCACTTCCGTGACCAAGCCATTGTCAGCGCAGTTGCCAACAGGATGGACCAG ACCAGTAGTGAGATCGTGAGGACCATGCTCCGGATGAGTGAGGTCACCACTCCCTCTGGTGCCCCCTTCACCCAGCCATTGTCTTCCAACGAG ATCTTCAGATCCCTACCTGTTGGCTATAACATCTCTAAGCAAGTTCTTGATCAGTATCTCACTCTGCTGGCAGATGATCca ctaGAGTTTGTTGGAAAGTCTGGCGACAGTGGTGGAGGAATGTATGTCATCA ACCTGCATAAGGCTCTAGGATCTCTAGCCACGGCCACTCTGGAGTCCGTCGTACAAGAGAG atttggatcTCGCTGTGCCAGAATATTCCGTCTAGTTTTAcaaaagaaacacctggagcagaAGCAGGTAGAAGACTTTGCAATGATTCCAGCAAAGGAGGCAAAGGATATGCTTTATAAGATGCTCTCAGAAAATTTCATATCACTGCAG GAAATTCCCAAAACACCAGACCATGCCCCATCCCGGACCTTCTATTTATATACTGTGAACATCCTGTCAGCTGCCCGAATGTTGCTGCACAGGTGCTACAAG aGTGTAGCCAACTTAATAGAAAGGAGACAATTTGAAACCAAAGAAAACAA GCGTCTACTAGAGAAGTCTCAGCGGGTAGAAGCCATCATTGCATCTATGCAGGCCACAGGCGCAGAGGAGGCGCAGCTCCAGGAAATAGAGGAGATGATCACAGCCCCCGAACGCCAGCAGCTAGAGACCCTGAAGCGCAACGTCAACAA GTTGGATGCCTGTGAGATCCAGGTGGATGAAACCATCTTCCTGCTGGAGTCATACATCGAAAGCACCATGAAGAGATAG